The following DNA comes from Mycobacterium sp. MS1601.
AACGACTTCGGCATGCGGCCGACAATGCGGCTGTCCACGGCCTGGAACTGGGCGTTGCTGCCCTGACGGCTGATGTCGCCGGCGTACCAGACCTCATCGCCAGTCGTGTAACAGCTGACCTCGGTCCCGACGGCTTCCACCACGCCCGCGGCGTCGAAGCCGAGAATCACCGGTGTGTCCGACAGCGCCAGCGACCCGCGGCGTTTCACGTCGACGGGATTCACCGACGCCGCTTGCACGCGGACCAGGATGTCGTGCGGCCGGAGCTCGGGACGCTCGATCTCCACATCCTGCAATGCGTCCGGGTCTTCGAGGGACGCTGTTGCGAACGAGCCGACGGCTGTCATGGTGGTCATGACGGCGATGGTAGAACCGCCACCGCGGTTTCCTGCAAGGGCGCTAACTTCCCTGCGGGGAAGCGTTGCCGGTCACGTGATCAACGTGGTCCTCGACCCACTGCCGCAGTCGAGCCAGCGGGTCGGCGACGCTGACACCCAGTTCGGTCAGCGCATACTCCACCCGGGGCGGCACCTCGGCGTACACACTACGGGTGACCAGCCTGGCGTCTTCCAAGCGGCGCAGCGTCTGGGTCAGCATCTTGGAACCGACCCCGGGAAGACAATGCTGCAGCTGGGTGAACCGCTGGGGCCCCCGCTCGAGCAACCCGATGATCAGCGCCGACCACTTGTTGGCCAGCAGGTCCAGCAGCGCGCGGCACGGGCAGGCCTCGGCGTACACGTCGTGGTGGTCGTGCTGACCGGTGGGGCAGGAGCTCATGGCAGTGCCAACGCGCCACCGGGTCCGGAAGCTTCCCGCTGTTCTGCCGGGGCAAACGGGTTTCCCCGGGCTCGCCGTGGGGCACCTGAGGGCTATGTCGTCTGTCACCCAGTCGGGGACCGCCAAGACCCGATCCAAGGCCGCCTCGCTGGCCCGCACCGCCGTCCGCGCCGAGCGCAAGGTGGTGCGCGTCCAGCGGCGGATGTGGCTCGCGCAACTGCTCCTGTGGCCGCTGGCCATCGGCACCGCGCTGCTCGGCGCGCTGTGGCTGGCCCGCACCGTGCGGCGCGCTCGACCCGCCCCGGTGCCTGCGCCGGCCGACGTCCCGCTGCCCTAGGTACGGGACCAGCGGATACTCTTGTTCGAGTGTCCGCGAAGTCCAGCAGTGAGCTCTACCCGCGGCTGGACGGTCTGACCTACCGCGATGCCGACCGGCTACGTCGCCGGCTGCGTAACCTGCGCGGCTCCCAGAATCCGGCCAAGCTGGACCAGATCGAACAGCAGATCGCCGCCGGTGAGGCACTGGTCGCGACCAGACTGGCCGCGGTTCCGCAGATCACCTACCCGGACCTGCCGGTCAGCGAGCTGCGCGGCGACATCGCCGCCGCCGTCAGAGACAACCAGGTGGTAGTGGTGGCCGGCGAAACCGGCTCCGGCAAGACCACCCAGCTGCCCAAGATCTGTCTGGAGCTGGGCCGCGGGATCCGCGGCACCATCGGGCACACGCAACCCCGGCGCCTGGCGGCCCGCACCGTCGGCCAGCGCATCGCCGACGAACTCGGTAGTCCACTGGGCGAGACGGTGGGCTACACCGTCCGGTTCACCGATCAGGTCAGCGACCGCACGCTGATCAAACTGATGACTGACGGCATCCTGCTGGCCGAAATCCAGCGCGACCGCCGGTTGCTGCGTTACGACACCCTGATCCTCGACGAGGCCCACGAGCGCAGCCTCAACATCGACTTCCTGCTCGGCTACCTGCGGGAATTGCTGCCCCGGCGGCCCGACCTCAAGGTGATCGTCACCTCGGCGACCATCGAACCGGGCCGCTTCGCGCGGCATTTCGGCGATGCGCCCATCGTCGAGGTGTCGGGGCGCACCTACCCGGTCGAGATCCGCTACCGGCCGCTGGAAGTTGTCGTCAACGACGTCGATGACGATGATCCGGACGACCCCGATCACGATCAGGTCCGCACCGTGCTGCGCGACCAGACCGAAGCCATCGTCGACGCGGTGGCCGAACTGGAAGCCGAACCGCCGGGTGACGTGCTGGTGTTCCTGTCCGGCGAGCGCGAGATCCGGGACACCGCCGAAGCTCTCCGTGGAGCACCGGGTTTCAACGCGCACACCACCGAGGTACTGCCGCTGTATGCCCGGCTGCCGACGGCCGAACAGCAGAAGGTGTTCGCCCCGCACGCCGGCAGGCGAATCGTGTTGGCCACCAACGTCGCCGAAACCTCGCTGACCGTACCCGGCATCCGCTATGTGGTGGATCCCGGGACTGCCCGCATCTCCCGCTACAGCCGTCGCACCAAGGTGCAGCGCCTACCCATCGAACCGATCTCACAGGCGTCGGCAGCGCAGCGGTCCGGGCGGTCGGGGCGCGTTGCACCCGGTGTCGCCATTCGGCTCTACTCCGAAGAAGACTTCGAAAGCCGACCCCGTTACACCGATCCGGAGATCCTGCGCACCAACCTCGCTGCGGTGATCCTGCAGATGGCTGCGTTGCAGCTCGGACAGATCGAGGAGTTTCCGTTTCTGGATCCGCCGGACAGTCGCAGCATCCGCGACGGCGTGCAGGTGCTGCAGGAACTCGGTGCCTTCGACCGGCAGGGCGCACTCACCGACGTCGGCCGACGACTGGCGCAGCTGCCGCTGGATCCGCGGGTGGGCCGGATGATCCTGGCCGCGCACGACGAGGGCTGCGTACGGGAGATCCTGGTGCTCGCCGCCGCGTTGTCGATTCCCGACCCCCGCGAGCGGCCACCGGATCACCAGGAGGCGGCCCGGCAGAAGCACGCCCGCTTCGCCGACGAGAACTCCGATTTCCTGTCCTACCTCAACCTGTGGCGGTATCTGTCCGACCAACGCAAGGAGCGTTCCGGCAGTTCTTTCCGCCGTATGTGCCGCGAGGAGTTCCTGCACTACCTGCGGATCCGCGAATGGCAGGACCTCACCGGACAGCTGCGCAGCATCGCCAGGGATCTCGGCATCCGCGAATCCGACGAGCCGGCGACCCCGGCCGCCATCCATCGAGCGCTGGCCGCCGGACTGCTGTCGCACGTCGGTGTACGGGAAGGCGAGACACGGGACTTCCTGGGGGCGCGCAACACCCGCTTTGTCCTGGCGCCGGGATCGGTGCTGACCAAGAAGCCGCCACGGTGGGTGGTGGTGGCAGAGCTGGTGGAGACCAGCAGGCTCTACGGCCGCACCGCGGCGCGTATTGAACCCGAGGCTCTGGAGAAGGTGGCCGAGCACCTGGTGCAGCGCACCTACAGCGAGCCGCACTGGGACGCCAGACGTGGTGCCGTGATGGCGTTCGAGAGGGTGACGCTGTTCGGTCTGCCGCTGGTGCCGCGCCGCCGAGTCGGCTATGCAGAGGTGGATCCGGTGCTCTCCCGGGAGCTGTTCATCCGTCATGCGCTGGTGGAAGGTGACTGGCAGACCCGCCACCACTTCTTCCGGGACAACACCGCGCTGTTGGAAGAGCTCGCCGAGATGGAGGAGCGTGCCCGCCGCCGCGACCTGGTGATCACCGACGACGAGATCTTCGCTCTGTATGACGCCAGAGTTCCCGAGAGTGCGGTCTCGGCGCGGCATTTCGACGCATGGTGGAAGAAGCAGCGGCACCAGACGCCGGAGCTGCTGACCTTCACCCGGGAGGAGCTCCTGCGCGGTGAGGACGACGCCGACCGCCCTGATGCTTGGCAGGCGGGGGACCTGTCGCTGCCGCTGACCTACCGGTTCGAACCCGGCGCCGTCGACGACGGTGTCACGGTGCACGTCCCCGTCGAGGTGCTGGCCGGCCTTGGTGGCCGCGAATTCGCCTGGCAGGTACCGGCGTTACGTGAGGAGCTGGTGACCTCGCTGATCCGGTCGTTGCCCAAGGACCTGCGACGTAACTTCGTGCCCGCACCCGACACGGCCAAAGCGGTGCTGGGCGATCTGTCGCCGGACGGCGGCACGTTGTTGGAGAGTCTGCAGCGGGAATTGAAGCGGCGCAGCGGGATTCTGGTACCCATCGACGCGTTCGACCTCGAGAAGCTGCCGGCGCATCTGCGGGTCACGTTCGCGGTGGAGACACCGGACGGCAAAGAGGTGGCCCGTGGCAAGGACCTCGACGCACTGAAGGAGCAGTTGGCGGCGCCGGTGCGTCAGGCCGTCGCCAGAGCCGTCGCCGGTGAGTTGGAGCGCGCCGGGCTGCACGCATGGCCCGAGGGCCTCGCCGAGATTCCGAAGACCGTGTCCCGCAACAGCGGAGCGCACACGGTGCGCGGCTACCCGGCCCTGGTGGACAACGGTGCAGGAGTGGATCTGCGGGTGTTCGCCACCGCGTCCGAACAGCAGGCGGCCATGGGTCCCGGCACGCGCAGGCTGCTGCGCCTGGTCGCCCCGTCACCGCTGAAGAACGTCGAACGGGCACTGGACCCGCGCACCAGGCTTCAGGTGGGCAGCAACCCGGACGGGTCGCTTGCCGCGCTCATCGAGGACTGTGCCGACGCCGCAGTGGCGGTGATCGCGCCCAACCCGATCTGGACTCGGACCGAGTTCGACGCCGCTCGCGAGCGTGTCGCGGCACGCCTGGTGCCGACCACCCTCGACATCATCCAACGGGTGCAGAAGGTGTTGGTGGCTGCACACGAGGCCCAGATTGCGCTGCCGGAGCGCCCGTCGGCGGCGCAGGCAGAGGCCGTCGACGACATCAGGGCACAGCTGAGGACGTTGCTGCCCAAGGGTTTTGTGGCCCGCACCGGCGCGGCCCGCATGGGAAATCTGGTCCGGTACCTGACCGCGATCGTGCGTCGCCTCGAACGACTGTCACAGGCGCCCGAAGCCGATCGCGAGCGGATGCACCGGGTGATGGCCGTGCAGGACGCGTATGACGAGCTGCGGCAGGCATTGTCACCGATGCGCGCGGCCGCCAAGGATGTCAGGGACATCGAGATGCTGATCGAGGAGCTGCGGGTCAGCCTGTGGGCCCAGCAGCTCGGGACGGCGGTGCCGGTGAGCGAGAAGAGGATCTACAAGGCGATTGACTCGATCAGCCCGTAGAAGGTCAGTCTGCTTGGTCTCGCTACTCACCCGCCTGGTTCGTCGGCGGGATCGTTCGACTCGACTAATTGTCGTGACCTGAGACGTTGTTGTCAGACGGCGAGCCGGCTGATGGGTGGTTTTCCGCCGAGGGCGGAGTGGCCTCGTTGAGTGTTGTACCGGCGCAGGAACCGGTCAAGGCCGCGGGTGCGCAGGCTGTTGGATGTCCAGGCCCGGGCGTAGGCCCATTCGTTGAGCAGGGTGCGGTTGAATCGTTCTGCTTTGCCGTTGGTCCAGGGGCAGCCGGGCTTGATGAACCGTCGTTTGAGTTGCCAGGCTGAGCACACCCAGCCCCAGTTCCCGCCGTGCCGGTAGACCATGGCGTTGTCGGTCAGGACGCGGCGCACGCGTACGCTGTGGTCGGCGAACCAGGCCAGCGCCCGGTGCAAAAACGCGGCGCAGGTGAGGTCCTTCTCATCGGCGAGCACTTCGCTGTAGGCCAACCTGGTGTGATCATCGATAGCGGTGTGAACATAGTCGTAGCCGATCCGAATCGTTTTGTGTCGGTTGACCACTGAGACTGCAGCGTCGCGGCCGTGCAGGCGCCATCCGCCACCGGCGGGGATGCGGCCAAGCTTTTTGACATCGACATGGATCAGCGATCCGGGGGTTCGGTGTTCATAGCGATTGGCGCTGCGCCGCGAGGCGCGCACCGACTCTCCGGTAATGGGGTCGATCGCAGACAGATGCGGCACCTGGTGACGTGCCAGAATCCGTCCTACCGTCGAGGCCACCAGCCCAAGTTCGGCGGCGAGCACCACCGCACCCCGCTTGCGGCGTCGCCGGGCTGTAAGCACTTTCTGCTCGATGCGGAGGTTGGTGCGTGCCGGCATTCGGATCGGGCGCGAGGACCGGTCTACCAAGGCTGCGTCGCCGCCTTCGGCGTGCCGGCGTAACCACTTGTAGACCGTGGACCGGGAGATGCCGAGCTGTTCAGCGACATGCGCCGGCGGCCAGCCAGCGGCGACACGCTCAACGATCAGGCGGCGGGCGAACAGGTTGGTACGGGCGTTAGCGTGGGACAGGAGGACCTCCTACGGGTGAATGCCAGACACATCCACTCCGTCAGGAGGTCCTCCCAATTTCAAGCAGGCACGCCGTCAACAACCTGCCGGGTCACGACACCTAGACGGGCGGTCACGGAAACGAAACCTCGGGGCGCGGGGAAGTCGTGAGACATGAACTCGGTCCTTTCGATGCCGATGGATCGCTGGATCAGCTGAAGAATTCGTCGGATGCGGCAGCGATAGCCTGGTCAAGCATCTCCAGGCCGAGGGCGATCTCCTGCTCGCTAGCGGTCAGCGGTGGCGCGATGCGGGAGGTTCCGCCCATGCCTGGCAGTTGGTGCACCACCTCCATGTGTAGACCGAGTTCGAGACTTCGCTGCATGACTAACGCACCGAATTCGTCTGAGCCTTGCTTGGTTTCGCGATCGGTCACCAACTCGATGCCTTGCAGCAAGCCGCGGCCACGTACGTCACCGACCGCCCGGTGACGGTTCTGGATATCTAGCAAACCTTGACGCAACAGATTGCCGAGGTGGGCGGCGCGGTCAGCCAGCCCGTCTCGGTGCAGCACGTCGAGGACGGTGTTGCCGACGGCAGCCGCCAACGGATCAGAGACGTGGGTCGTGTAAAACAGGAATCCTCGCGCATGTGCCTCGGCTTCGATCTCGGCCGTCGTCACCACCGCCGCCAAGGGCAATCCGGCACCCAGTGTTTTCGACAGCGTCAGGATGTCCGGGACGATACCGTCGCGTTCGAAGGCGTACCACTGGCCGGTGCGGCACAAGCCTGTTTGTGCCTCATCGACGATCAGCAGCATGTCGCGCTCCCGGCACTTACGTTGGAGTGCCGCGAAATACCCTGCGGGAGGCTCGATCACGCCGCCGGAGGACAGGATCGGTTCGACGAGGCAGGCGGCCAGCGATCCCACCGATTGGGCGTCGATGAGGCCGAACGCGAAGTCCAGCTGTCGTTGCCAATCCAGGTCGCCCCCGGCGGTCAGGAAGTCCGGCCGATAGCAGTTCGGAGTGGGAATCGCGAAGTGCCCAGGAGCGGCCGGTCCATACCCGCGGCGGCCTCCGCTGTAGGTCGCCGCCACAGCGGCGTTGGTCATGCCATGCCAGGATCGCGAAAACGCGACGATCTCGTGCTTGCCCGTAACGAGCTTCGCCATACGTATCGCAGCTTCGTTGGACTCGGCGCCGGTCGAGAGCAACAGTACTTTTTCCAAAGATTCCGGCAGCGTCGCCGCCAGACCCCTCGCCAGATCAACGACGGGCCGCGACAGCATTCCGCTATACAGATGATCGAGCGAGGCGACCTGTCGACTCACTGTGGCGACGATGTCGGGGTGGCTGTGCCCGAGAATCGACGACATCTGTCCCGAAGTGAAGTCCAAGACTCGGCGACCGCTCTCGGTGACAAGGTAAGAGCCAATGGCGGTCGAAATGATCTCACGGGTGAAACCGTCGCCGCCGTCGTATCGGACCAGATAACGATCGGCGTCGGACCAGAACTGCGATTCGGATTGCGGCGAGGAAACGGGCATGAGGCATGTTAGGGGTCTTCGATGTTCGACGTCGATAAAATTTCGCCGCTTGCGGTCGGCAGGCCGGCGAATTGTGTTCCCGATGCTAATGGCCCGCCGGAGGGATAAGACCAGGAACGATGTCTCTCAGACGGAAGGTGAGCGGCTGCTCCAGTTGCGCATAGGTGCACGAATGCGGGTCGCGGTCGGGCCGCCAGCGGTTGAACTGCGCGGTGTGCCGGAGTCGTTCACCTTCCATGTGGTCGTAGCGCACCTCGACCACTCGCTCGGGCCGCAGTGGGACGAACGAGAGATCCTTGCCGGCGTTCCAACGCGACGCCTCGTTCTTGCGCGGTGTTCGGTCACCGGCTTCGTGAGCGGTCCAATTCCACGGATGGCCGTCGAAAGTGGTTACCAACGGCTGTAATTCAAGAAACAGCTGCCGTCGCTTCGCCATCGGAAAAGTGCCAATCACGCCCACCGAGTTGAGGGTGCCGTCGTTGGTATAGAGCCCGAGGAGCAACGAGCCGATCGCGTCGTCGCTGGATTTGTGGACCCGGTAGCCGGCGATAACGCAGTCGGCAGTTCGCTGATGCTTGACCTTGAACATGACCCGCTTGTCGGACTGGTAGGTGACCGTCAACGGTTTGACGATCACCCCGTCGAGGCCGGCCCCCTCGAACTCTTCGAACCATCGCTGAGCCGTCTCGAGATCGGTGGTCGCTGGCGTGACATGGACTGACGGACCAGAGTCGGCCAAGGCCCCAACGAGTGCTGCGCGACGCTCGGTAAACGGCCGGCGGGTGTAGTCCTCGTCTTCCAACGCGAGGAGATCGAACGCTACGAAGGGCGCTGGGGTCTTCTCCGCGAGCATCCGTACTCGCAATCCGACGCCGCCAGCTCCCGCAGGTACGACGTCGCGCCCGTGTGCTCGACATCGGGGAAAATAACCCGCCACGGCAGGCCGGACTCGGCTGACTCCACCCGTCCCAACTCTCCCATCTCCGGATCCTCCGCCCGCTGCACCCGCCGCATCGGCAGGCTCGCCGAAGTTCAGTCAACTAATCGCGGACGATGACCGCGATGTAGCCGATCGGGATGCCGGTGTGCGCGGCGATGCACTCGCGGGCGGCGGCGGACACCTCGGCGCGGCGGCGGGCGTAGGTGACGGCCTCGATCTCGGGAACCCGGATCGCCCAGCCGGAGGCGTCGCGGCTGACTTCGATGTCGAAACACTGTCCGACGGTGCTGAAGCTGGCGCGCGGGGCCACTGTGCGTCGTCTACGCCGACCGGACGCATGCCTGACCGTGGGCTGAAGGGGCATGATCAATCTCTCTGAGATGGCTGGCTGGCTGGTTTCGCGAGCTGTGCAAAACCGCAGCAAATCGTAGATCGTTTTGACGTCAACTCCTAATCGCGGCCGGTCCAGGCCGTGAACGGCGGATGAACGGTCGGGGTCCGCGGCTGGGTGGGAGTACTTCCCAGCGAAGCGAGGGGGGTGGGGGAGCAGGCGAAGGAGCTCCGGCCAGGGGGATCATGTGCGGTGCCGGAGTCGCAACGGGTACAACTGCGGTCATGGCCTCACGTTTTGCCGGCCTCGCGGCCGGCGTTCTGATTGTCACGGCGACTCTCACGGCTCCTTCGGCGTCCGCCGAGCCGATCCCGGTCGTCACGCCGGTGGTGTTGGTGGAGATCCCACACGATCCCAACGCCTATACCGAGGCCTTCGAGGTGGAAGGGAACACGCTGTACGAGGCCAGCGGCCTGGCCGGCCGCTCGGATCTGCGCGAGGTCGACCCGAACACCGGCGTGGTACGCCGATCGGTGCCGCTGCCCGACGACTACTTCGCCGAGGGCATCACCATCGTCGACGACACCATCTGGCAGCTCACCTACCAGGACGGTGTCGCGATCATCTGGGACAAGGCGACTCTGACCCCGCTACGGGAGATCCCGGTGACCGGTGAAGGCTGGGGGCTGTGCCGTGACGGCGACCGATTCATCATGAGTGACGGGTCCGGACGCCTGCAGTTTCGTAAACTCGGCTCGTTCGAGCAGACCGGCGCGGTGAACGTCACCCGCGACGGCGTCCCGGTCACCGGCCTCAACGAGCTCGAATGTGTCAACGGTCAGGTGTGGGCCAGCCTGTGGCCCACCGACGAGGTGGCCCGCATCGATCCGGCCACCGGCGCGATCAACCTGATTGTCGACGTCTCAAGCTTGTGGAAATTCGGACAGCGGTCGGTGGCGCAGGTGTTCAGCGGCATCGCCCACCTCGACGGCGAGGAGTTCCTGTTGACCGGCAAGAACTGGCCGGCGATGTACCGGGTGAGCATCCCGGGGGCTTAGCTGCGCTGCGCGCGTGGATCCGAGGGCGGCGGTAGCATCACGCATGGGTACCACCCGCTACGTCGCACTCCTGCGAGGCATCAATGTCGGCGGTCGCAACCTCGTCGCCATGAAGGACCTCAAGGCCGCTTTGCACCACCTCGACGACGTGCGTACCTATATCCAGTCCGGCAATGTGCTCTTCGAAAGCGACGCACCCGCCACGACCCTCGAGGCGGAGATCGAGGCCACCCTCGAGAAGCGACTCGGTGTCCAGCTGGTGGTGGTGGTGCGCGCGCACCGCCAGCTGAAGACCGTCGTTGCCAAGGCGCCCAACGGTTTCGGCGGCGATGACCATCACTGCGACGTGCTGTTCCTCAAGGCGCCGCTGACCGCCGAGCAGGTGATGGGCATCATCGACTTGCGGGACGGCGTCGACCAGGCCTGGCCGGGGTCCGGGGTGGTGTACTTCGCCCGGCTGCGCGCCGAACGCACCAAGAGCAAGATGAGCAAGATCGTCGGGACACCTGAGTACAAGCAGCTGACCATCCGCAGCTGGTCCACCACCGTCAAACTGCTCGGCCTGATGGACGGCTGACGACGGTCACAGGTCCATCAGATACGCCAGCACCGTGATCACCGGCACGGATGCCAGCGTGGTGATCAACGTGACGTCGCGGGCCAGGCTTTCACCACGCTGGAACACCGACGCGTAGGTGTTGAGGTTCTGCGCGGCGGGCAGTGCCGCCAGCACGGTGATGACGGTGACCTGTTCTGGAGATGCCCCGAACACCCAGCGGGCCAGGACATAGGCCAGCGCCGGCATCACCAGCACCTTGAAGATCACGGCGACCACCAGCTCCAGGCGGCTCTCTTCGGCGGGGCGTGCGGTTTGCGTGACGAGTGCGATGCCGAATGCCAGCAGCACGGTCGGGATGGCCAGGTCGGCCAACAAGTCCAGCGGTTCGTGGATGGCTCTGGGCAACGTGATGCCGGTGAGCGCCATCGTGATGCCGATGGCGCTGGCCACGATGATCGGATTGGTCACGAATTCTCTGGCCTGGGTGCGCACCGACCCACTGCCTTGCTCGGACGTGATGATCGCAACGCCGAGCGGCACCAGCACCACCGTCTGGAACACCAGCAGCACCGACACCTCGGTGGTACTGCCCAGCACGTAGGCGCTCAACGGGATCCCGAGGTTGCCCGAGTTGACCCAGGACGCCGCCCACGCACCGATGGTGGCCTCACCGCGCCGTCGGCCCCGGATGCCGACCGCGAACATGAAGTAGCCGGCGAACGTCACCAGTGCGGTGACGGCCGATACCAGAAGCGGGAGTGAAAAGACTTGTGCCGGAGCAGAATCCGAGAGCGTGATGATGAGCAGCGCCGGCACGCCGACATGGAAGGCCACTCGGTTGAGCACTATCCGCGCGTTGTCGCCCAGCACGCCGGTGCGGCCCACCACGGCGCCCACCGCAATGATCACGGCGATGACGGCGAAGGCCTCCAACACCGCCAGCACTGCAACGCCTCGTTCCTCAGGCGATCAGCCCGGCCCGGTCATCTGAATGCATCGATTATCCGCACCCGAGGTCGAGGATGCGAATTCAGGCCTCCAGTCGGGTGCGGACGGCGGCCAGCCGCGCCTTGAAGTCGGGATCCGGCCAGGCCCTGGCGGCCTGACCGGCAGCCTGTGTGGGCCCGATCTGTTCAGCGAACTCGGTGAAGAGGCGACGGCCTACTCGCGATAGCGGTTGAGCCTGGAAGCCGTCGGTACTGAGCTACTCCTGGACGTCATTGTCGAGTGGTGGGAGCGACTGCCTAAGTGTCGAGACCGAGCAAGCGGGGAAGCAACATCGAGACGTCCTCGACGTAGGTCAACAGCATGAGCATGGCGATGAGGACAGCCAACAGCGGCAGCATGGGCCGGACCACCCGTTCGATCGGTAGTTTTGCCACCGCAGCGGCGGTACTCAGGACCAGGCCGATCGGTGGTGTGATGAGGCCGATTGCCAGGTTGGCCGCCACCAGGATGCCGAAGTGAATCGGTTCGATGCCGTATTCGACCGAGATGGGCGCAAGAATCGGCATCAGGATGAGCAGTGCCGGTACGCCATCCATGATCGTGCCCACCGCCAGGAAGATCACCTGGACGATGAACAGGAAGACGAACGGGTTGGTGGTCAGGCTGGTGAGCGTC
Coding sequences within:
- a CDS encoding AEC family transporter; the encoded protein is MLAVLEAFAVIAVIIAVGAVVGRTGVLGDNARIVLNRVAFHVGVPALLIITLSDSAPAQVFSLPLLVSAVTALVTFAGYFMFAVGIRGRRRGEATIGAWAASWVNSGNLGIPLSAYVLGSTTEVSVLLVFQTVVLVPLGVAIITSEQGSGSVRTQAREFVTNPIIVASAIGITMALTGITLPRAIHEPLDLLADLAIPTVLLAFGIALVTQTARPAEESRLELVVAVIFKVLVMPALAYVLARWVFGASPEQVTVITVLAALPAAQNLNTYASVFQRGESLARDVTLITTLASVPVITVLAYLMDL
- the hrpA gene encoding ATP-dependent RNA helicase HrpA — translated: MSAKSSSELYPRLDGLTYRDADRLRRRLRNLRGSQNPAKLDQIEQQIAAGEALVATRLAAVPQITYPDLPVSELRGDIAAAVRDNQVVVVAGETGSGKTTQLPKICLELGRGIRGTIGHTQPRRLAARTVGQRIADELGSPLGETVGYTVRFTDQVSDRTLIKLMTDGILLAEIQRDRRLLRYDTLILDEAHERSLNIDFLLGYLRELLPRRPDLKVIVTSATIEPGRFARHFGDAPIVEVSGRTYPVEIRYRPLEVVVNDVDDDDPDDPDHDQVRTVLRDQTEAIVDAVAELEAEPPGDVLVFLSGEREIRDTAEALRGAPGFNAHTTEVLPLYARLPTAEQQKVFAPHAGRRIVLATNVAETSLTVPGIRYVVDPGTARISRYSRRTKVQRLPIEPISQASAAQRSGRSGRVAPGVAIRLYSEEDFESRPRYTDPEILRTNLAAVILQMAALQLGQIEEFPFLDPPDSRSIRDGVQVLQELGAFDRQGALTDVGRRLAQLPLDPRVGRMILAAHDEGCVREILVLAAALSIPDPRERPPDHQEAARQKHARFADENSDFLSYLNLWRYLSDQRKERSGSSFRRMCREEFLHYLRIREWQDLTGQLRSIARDLGIRESDEPATPAAIHRALAAGLLSHVGVREGETRDFLGARNTRFVLAPGSVLTKKPPRWVVVAELVETSRLYGRTAARIEPEALEKVAEHLVQRTYSEPHWDARRGAVMAFERVTLFGLPLVPRRRVGYAEVDPVLSRELFIRHALVEGDWQTRHHFFRDNTALLEELAEMEERARRRDLVITDDEIFALYDARVPESAVSARHFDAWWKKQRHQTPELLTFTREELLRGEDDADRPDAWQAGDLSLPLTYRFEPGAVDDGVTVHVPVEVLAGLGGREFAWQVPALREELVTSLIRSLPKDLRRNFVPAPDTAKAVLGDLSPDGGTLLESLQRELKRRSGILVPIDAFDLEKLPAHLRVTFAVETPDGKEVARGKDLDALKEQLAAPVRQAVARAVAGELERAGLHAWPEGLAEIPKTVSRNSGAHTVRGYPALVDNGAGVDLRVFATASEQQAAMGPGTRRLLRLVAPSPLKNVERALDPRTRLQVGSNPDGSLAALIEDCADAAVAVIAPNPIWTRTEFDAARERVAARLVPTTLDIIQRVQKVLVAAHEAQIALPERPSAAQAEAVDDIRAQLRTLLPKGFVARTGAARMGNLVRYLTAIVRRLERLSQAPEADRERMHRVMAVQDAYDELRQALSPMRAAAKDVRDIEMLIEELRVSLWAQQLGTAVPVSEKRIYKAIDSISP
- a CDS encoding IS481 family transposase, which gives rise to MSHANARTNLFARRLIVERVAAGWPPAHVAEQLGISRSTVYKWLRRHAEGGDAALVDRSSRPIRMPARTNLRIEQKVLTARRRRKRGAVVLAAELGLVASTVGRILARHQVPHLSAIDPITGESVRASRRSANRYEHRTPGSLIHVDVKKLGRIPAGGGWRLHGRDAAVSVVNRHKTIRIGYDYVHTAIDDHTRLAYSEVLADEKDLTCAAFLHRALAWFADHSVRVRRVLTDNAMVYRHGGNWGWVCSAWQLKRRFIKPGCPWTNGKAERFNRTLLNEWAYARAWTSNSLRTRGLDRFLRRYNTQRGHSALGGKPPISRLAV
- a CDS encoding glutaminyl-peptide cyclotransferase; translation: MASRFAGLAAGVLIVTATLTAPSASAEPIPVVTPVVLVEIPHDPNAYTEAFEVEGNTLYEASGLAGRSDLREVDPNTGVVRRSVPLPDDYFAEGITIVDDTIWQLTYQDGVAIIWDKATLTPLREIPVTGEGWGLCRDGDRFIMSDGSGRLQFRKLGSFEQTGAVNVTRDGVPVTGLNELECVNGQVWASLWPTDEVARIDPATGAINLIVDVSSLWKFGQRSVAQVFSGIAHLDGEEFLLTGKNWPAMYRVSIPGA
- a CDS encoding winged helix-turn-helix transcriptional regulator, with translation MSSCPTGQHDHHDVYAEACPCRALLDLLANKWSALIIGLLERGPQRFTQLQHCLPGVGSKMLTQTLRRLEDARLVTRSVYAEVPPRVEYALTELGVSVADPLARLRQWVEDHVDHVTGNASPQGS
- a CDS encoding DUF1697 domain-containing protein encodes the protein MGTTRYVALLRGINVGGRNLVAMKDLKAALHHLDDVRTYIQSGNVLFESDAPATTLEAEIEATLEKRLGVQLVVVVRAHRQLKTVVAKAPNGFGGDDHHCDVLFLKAPLTAEQVMGIIDLRDGVDQAWPGSGVVYFARLRAERTKSKMSKIVGTPEYKQLTIRSWSTTVKLLGLMDG
- a CDS encoding aspartate aminotransferase family protein is translated as MPVSSPQSESQFWSDADRYLVRYDGGDGFTREIISTAIGSYLVTESGRRVLDFTSGQMSSILGHSHPDIVATVSRQVASLDHLYSGMLSRPVVDLARGLAATLPESLEKVLLLSTGAESNEAAIRMAKLVTGKHEIVAFSRSWHGMTNAAVAATYSGGRRGYGPAAPGHFAIPTPNCYRPDFLTAGGDLDWQRQLDFAFGLIDAQSVGSLAACLVEPILSSGGVIEPPAGYFAALQRKCRERDMLLIVDEAQTGLCRTGQWYAFERDGIVPDILTLSKTLGAGLPLAAVVTTAEIEAEAHARGFLFYTTHVSDPLAAAVGNTVLDVLHRDGLADRAAHLGNLLRQGLLDIQNRHRAVGDVRGRGLLQGIELVTDRETKQGSDEFGALVMQRSLELGLHMEVVHQLPGMGGTSRIAPPLTASEQEIALGLEMLDQAIAAASDEFFS
- a CDS encoding long chain fatty acid-CoA synthetase Faa4p, with product MAPRASFSTVGQCFDIEVSRDASGWAIRVPEIEAVTYARRRAEVSAAARECIAAHTGIPIGYIAVIVRD